In Vigna unguiculata cultivar IT97K-499-35 chromosome 3, ASM411807v1, whole genome shotgun sequence, a single genomic region encodes these proteins:
- the LOC114178097 gene encoding auxin response factor 3-like isoform X2 has product MPALIDLNSATEDHETTSSLPSSVCLELWHACAGPMISLPKKGTLVVYFPQGHLEQHLHDFPLPASANIPSHLFCRVLDVKLHAEEGSDEVYCQVVLVPKSEQVHQKLREGEFEADGEEEDAETVMKSTTPHMFCKTLTASDTSTHGGFSVPRRAAEDCFPPLEYSQQRPSQELVAKDLHGQEWRFRHIYRGQPRRHLLTTGWSAFVNKKKLVSGDAVLFLRGEDGELRLGIRRAAQLKSGSAISTFAAEQLNLSSLLDVVNALSAKRAFSVHYNPRVSSSEFIIPVKKFLRSLDYSYSIGTRFRMRFETEDAAERRFTGLIVGITDVDPVRWPGSKWRCLMVRWDDLEASRHNRVSPWEIEPSGSASTANNLISAGLKRIKIGLPSTKLDFQVSNAIGSSDFGESLRFQKVLQGQEMLGVNTTFDSISGQNHQLSDLRRCYPGSNCPRIAATGNSIGIPQVSSNVSCNGIGFSESFIFQKVLQGQEILPSQPYGRALSVDEACGNGRFGPFDGNHTPRPSNGWSSHLSNKSSHLHPPVPSGQVSSPSSVLVFQQAVNPVSNSDYNSKISQVMEGKVHQQLSYTSEAKGGKFVSAPYEPQPLRGLVQEGTSSFGVSNLHNQLESSRSHDSISALRASKELVPTCKSRCRVFGFSLTEGAPVASTEVAAANPSAVTCSGPSFARHGEDGFHPTHPHRSKAVGSYCTKGVLQY; this is encoded by the exons ATGCCTGCCCTCATCGATCTCAACAGCGCCACCGAGGACCATGAAACGACATCGTCTCTCCCCTCCTCCGTCTGCCTCGAACTCTGGCACGCCTGCGCGGGTCCCATGATCTCCTTGCCCAAGAAAGGAACCCTTGTCGTCTACTTCCCTCAAGGACACTTGGAACAACACCTTCACGATTTTCCGCTTCCTGCTTCTGCTAACATCCCCTCCCATCTCTTCTGTCGCGTTCTCGATGTCAAGCTCCAT GCTGAGGAAGGGAGTGATGAAGTGTATTGCCAGGTGGTGTTGGTTCCCAAAAGTGAG CAAGTGCATCAGAAGTTGCGGGAAGGGGAATTTGAAGCTGATGGTGAGGAGGAGGATGCTGAAACTGTGATGAAGTCCACCACACCTCACATGTTCTGCAAGACTTTGACAGCTTCTGATACTAGCACTCACGGTGGATTTTCTGTGCCTCGTCGTGCTGCGGAAGATTGCTTTCCACCTCTG GAATACAGTCAACAGAGACCTTCGCAGGAGCTTGTGGCGAAGGATCTGCATGGTCAAGAATGGAGGTTTCGACATATTTATAGGG GGCAACCACGACGACACTTGCTTACCACTGGGTGGAGTGCATTTGTGAACAAGAAGAAACTTGTATCTGGAGATGCTGTTCTGTTTCTTAG GGGTGAGGATGGAGAATTAAGATTGGGAATTCGTAGGGCTGCTCAATTAAAAAGTGGCAGTGCCATTTCAACTTTTGCTGCCGAGCAATTGAATCTTAGCAGTCTTCTGGATGTGGTTAATGCTTTATCAGCAAAACGTGCCTTTAGTGTTCACTATAATCCAAG GGTCAGCTCATCTGAGTTCATCATACCCGTTAAGAAATTCTTGAGGAGCCTTGATTATTCTTATTCAATTGGAACAAGATTCAGGATGCGTTTTGAAACTGAAGATGCTGCAGAGCGAAG ATTTACAGGATTGATTGTTGGAATTACTGATGTGGATCCTGTTAGATGGCCTGGATCAAAATGGAGATGCCTAATG gTAAGGTGGGATGACCTAGAAGCCTCAAGGCATAATAGGGTTTCACCTTGGGAGATTGAGCCATCTGGTTCTGCATCTACTGCAAATAACTTGATATCAGCTGGTTTGAAGAGGATCAAGATTGGATTGCCTTCAACAAAGCTAGATTTCCAAGTTTCCA ATGCAATTGGATCATCAGACTTTGGCGAATCTCTAAGGTTCCAGAAGGTCTTGCAAGGTCAAGAAATGTTGGGTGTTAATACTACTTTCGATAGTATTAGTGGTCAGAATCACCAGCTATCTGATTTGAGGAGATGCTATCCTGGCTCAAACTGTCCTAGGATTGCTGCAACTGGAAATAGCATTGGAATTCCACAAGTGAGTTCCAATGTTTCCTGCAATGGCATAGGCTTTAGTGAATCTTTCATATTCCAGAAGGTCTTGCAAGGTCAAGAAATACTTCCAAGCCAACCATATGGAAGGGCCTTGTCTGTTGATGAGGCTTGTGGAAATGGTCGCTTTGGACCTTTTGATGGTAACCACACACCGAGACCCAGCAATGGATGGTCTTCCCACTTGAGTAACAAGTCTTCACATTTGCATCCACCTGTTCCATCTGGGCAAGTTTCATCTCCATCATCTGTGTTAGTGTTCCAGCAAGCAGTCAATCCAGTTTCAAACTCTGATTATAACAGCAAAATCAGTCAGGTGATGGAAGGTAAAGTCCATCAACAACTTTCATACACTTCTGAAGCTAAAGGTGGAAAATTTGTATCAGCCCCTTATGAGCCTCAGCCTCTTCGTGGACTAGTTCAGGAAGGCACAAGTTCTTTTGGTGTCTCAAACTTGCATAATCAGTTAGAAAGTTCTCGTTCACACGATTCTATTTCAGCACTTCGGGCTAGTAAAGAGTTGGTTCCCACTTGTAAAAGTCGATGCAGAGTCTTTGGCTTTTCACTAACTGAGGGCGCTCCTGTTGCAAGTACAGAAGTAGCTGCCGCCAACCCATCTGCAGTCACATGTTCTGGACCTTCCTTTGCAAGACACGgtgaagatggtttccacccaaCGCATCCGCATAGGAGCAAGGCAGTGGGAAGTTATTGCACCAAA GGCGTGCTGCAATATTGA
- the LOC114178097 gene encoding auxin response factor 3-like isoform X1, with the protein MPALIDLNSATEDHETTSSLPSSVCLELWHACAGPMISLPKKGTLVVYFPQGHLEQHLHDFPLPASANIPSHLFCRVLDVKLHAEEGSDEVYCQVVLVPKSEQVHQKLREGEFEADGEEEDAETVMKSTTPHMFCKTLTASDTSTHGGFSVPRRAAEDCFPPLEYSQQRPSQELVAKDLHGQEWRFRHIYRGQPRRHLLTTGWSAFVNKKKLVSGDAVLFLRGEDGELRLGIRRAAQLKSGSAISTFAAEQLNLSSLLDVVNALSAKRAFSVHYNPRVSSSEFIIPVKKFLRSLDYSYSIGTRFRMRFETEDAAERRFTGLIVGITDVDPVRWPGSKWRCLMVRWDDLEASRHNRVSPWEIEPSGSASTANNLISAGLKRIKIGLPSTKLDFQVSNAIGSSDFGESLRFQKVLQGQEMLGVNTTFDSISGQNHQLSDLRRCYPGSNCPRIAATGNSIGIPQVSSNVSCNGIGFSESFIFQKVLQGQEILPSQPYGRALSVDEACGNGRFGPFDGNHTPRPSNGWSSHLSNKSSHLHPPVPSGQVSSPSSVLVFQQAVNPVSNSDYNSKISQVMEGKVHQQLSYTSEAKGGKFVSAPYEPQPLRGLVQEGTSSFGVSNLHNQLESSRSHDSISALRASKELVPTCKSRCRVFGFSLTEGAPVASTEVAAANPSAVTCSGPSFARHGEDGFHPTHPHRSKAVGSYCTKKHENVTKFQFAVAR; encoded by the exons ATGCCTGCCCTCATCGATCTCAACAGCGCCACCGAGGACCATGAAACGACATCGTCTCTCCCCTCCTCCGTCTGCCTCGAACTCTGGCACGCCTGCGCGGGTCCCATGATCTCCTTGCCCAAGAAAGGAACCCTTGTCGTCTACTTCCCTCAAGGACACTTGGAACAACACCTTCACGATTTTCCGCTTCCTGCTTCTGCTAACATCCCCTCCCATCTCTTCTGTCGCGTTCTCGATGTCAAGCTCCAT GCTGAGGAAGGGAGTGATGAAGTGTATTGCCAGGTGGTGTTGGTTCCCAAAAGTGAG CAAGTGCATCAGAAGTTGCGGGAAGGGGAATTTGAAGCTGATGGTGAGGAGGAGGATGCTGAAACTGTGATGAAGTCCACCACACCTCACATGTTCTGCAAGACTTTGACAGCTTCTGATACTAGCACTCACGGTGGATTTTCTGTGCCTCGTCGTGCTGCGGAAGATTGCTTTCCACCTCTG GAATACAGTCAACAGAGACCTTCGCAGGAGCTTGTGGCGAAGGATCTGCATGGTCAAGAATGGAGGTTTCGACATATTTATAGGG GGCAACCACGACGACACTTGCTTACCACTGGGTGGAGTGCATTTGTGAACAAGAAGAAACTTGTATCTGGAGATGCTGTTCTGTTTCTTAG GGGTGAGGATGGAGAATTAAGATTGGGAATTCGTAGGGCTGCTCAATTAAAAAGTGGCAGTGCCATTTCAACTTTTGCTGCCGAGCAATTGAATCTTAGCAGTCTTCTGGATGTGGTTAATGCTTTATCAGCAAAACGTGCCTTTAGTGTTCACTATAATCCAAG GGTCAGCTCATCTGAGTTCATCATACCCGTTAAGAAATTCTTGAGGAGCCTTGATTATTCTTATTCAATTGGAACAAGATTCAGGATGCGTTTTGAAACTGAAGATGCTGCAGAGCGAAG ATTTACAGGATTGATTGTTGGAATTACTGATGTGGATCCTGTTAGATGGCCTGGATCAAAATGGAGATGCCTAATG gTAAGGTGGGATGACCTAGAAGCCTCAAGGCATAATAGGGTTTCACCTTGGGAGATTGAGCCATCTGGTTCTGCATCTACTGCAAATAACTTGATATCAGCTGGTTTGAAGAGGATCAAGATTGGATTGCCTTCAACAAAGCTAGATTTCCAAGTTTCCA ATGCAATTGGATCATCAGACTTTGGCGAATCTCTAAGGTTCCAGAAGGTCTTGCAAGGTCAAGAAATGTTGGGTGTTAATACTACTTTCGATAGTATTAGTGGTCAGAATCACCAGCTATCTGATTTGAGGAGATGCTATCCTGGCTCAAACTGTCCTAGGATTGCTGCAACTGGAAATAGCATTGGAATTCCACAAGTGAGTTCCAATGTTTCCTGCAATGGCATAGGCTTTAGTGAATCTTTCATATTCCAGAAGGTCTTGCAAGGTCAAGAAATACTTCCAAGCCAACCATATGGAAGGGCCTTGTCTGTTGATGAGGCTTGTGGAAATGGTCGCTTTGGACCTTTTGATGGTAACCACACACCGAGACCCAGCAATGGATGGTCTTCCCACTTGAGTAACAAGTCTTCACATTTGCATCCACCTGTTCCATCTGGGCAAGTTTCATCTCCATCATCTGTGTTAGTGTTCCAGCAAGCAGTCAATCCAGTTTCAAACTCTGATTATAACAGCAAAATCAGTCAGGTGATGGAAGGTAAAGTCCATCAACAACTTTCATACACTTCTGAAGCTAAAGGTGGAAAATTTGTATCAGCCCCTTATGAGCCTCAGCCTCTTCGTGGACTAGTTCAGGAAGGCACAAGTTCTTTTGGTGTCTCAAACTTGCATAATCAGTTAGAAAGTTCTCGTTCACACGATTCTATTTCAGCACTTCGGGCTAGTAAAGAGTTGGTTCCCACTTGTAAAAGTCGATGCAGAGTCTTTGGCTTTTCACTAACTGAGGGCGCTCCTGTTGCAAGTACAGAAGTAGCTGCCGCCAACCCATCTGCAGTCACATGTTCTGGACCTTCCTTTGCAAGACACGgtgaagatggtttccacccaaCGCATCCGCATAGGAGCAAGGCAGTGGGAAGTTATTGCACCAAA AAGCATGAAAATGTTACCAAATTCCAATTCGCTGTAGCAAGATAA